One bacterium genomic window, GCGGCTCTCCACCCCGGGGGCCATTCTGGCCAAGCTCGGCGGCACATGCGCTGCCGAGTACAAGTACGATGGAGAACGCGTGCAGATCCACCGCCGTGGAACGGACGTCACGCTGTTCTCCCGCCGCCTGACGCAGATCACCGATCAGTATCCGGACGCCGTCCGGCTTCTATGCGACGGGGTGCGCTTCCGGACCGCCATTCTCGAAGCCGAGATTGTGGCGCTCGTCCCCGAGAGCGGAGAGCTGCGGCCCTTTCAGGAGCTCATGCACCGCCGCCGGCGGTATGGGATCGCGGAGGCGATGGACCGGTATCCCGCCGGTTTGTTTGCATTCGATCTCCTGTACGCCAACGGCAAGGACTTCACCAACCGTGCCTATTCGGACCGGCGGCGGGCGCTTGCTCGCGGTCTCCGGCCGTCCAATCGTCTCGGGCTCACCACGCAGAAGATCGTCGGTGATCCCCGAAGTCTCCAGGCGTTCTTCGAGGAGGCGATCACAGACTGCTGCGAGGGCGTGATGTGCAAGTCTGTCTCGCCGCATGCCGTGTATCAG contains:
- a CDS encoding ATP-dependent DNA ligase; the protein is MLAQRLSTPGAILAKLGGTCAAEYKYDGERVQIHRRGTDVTLFSRRLTQITDQYPDAVRLLCDGVRFRTAILEAEIVALVPESGELRPFQELMHRRRRYGIAEAMDRYPAGLFAFDLLYANGKDFTNRAYSDRRRALARGLRPSNRLGLTTQKIVGDPRSLQAFFEEAITDCCEGVMCKSVSPHAVYQAGARGWLWIKYKREYQTKLQDTLDLVVVGAFHGRESGGDGTGPCS